The Chloroflexota bacterium genome contains the following window.
GGTGATGATGGTGAGGCCGGCCGCCGCCAGCGGGGTCAGGCCGGGCTTGATCTTCAGCAGGCCCGGCAGGATCAGCCCGACGGCCCCCAGCAACTCCGAGACGCCGATGAACAGGATCAGCGCGCCGGGCAGCCCCATCATCTGGGACAACTGATCGAGCGGGGTGATCACCTTCATGCCGCCAAGCAGCAGAAACAACACCGCGAGTACCACCTGAACCGTCCAGAGGGCGTAGGTCATCAGCAGGCTCCTTTGGGGGAGAGGATCGGGCAGCGGCCGTTGAACCGTAGGTAGTTGAATGTTCAATATCAGCGTCCCGTGT
Protein-coding sequences here:
- a CDS encoding DoxX family protein → MTYALWTVQVVLAVLFLLLGGMKVITPLDQLSQMMGLPGALILFIGVSELLGAVGLILPGLLKIKPGLTPLAAAGLTIITLGATGLHIIQGDATMALFPLVVAGLAAFVAYGRWKLAPPGARAERRTLQSAR